From a single Pyxidicoccus xibeiensis genomic region:
- a CDS encoding CHAT domain-containing tetratricopeptide repeat protein, which produces MRQLLGWVTVGVLCFATVAIPEQGTDLRLHEARAAFDEATKLRGAGRYADAIRHGEHALALRQAALGSAHPEVASALHLLGVLHILQGDFDRAEPLLVRGHALREAALGKDHPDVADSLNSLGGLYLERGAYARAEPLFERALAIWEKAPGGNHPKVAHALNNLAKLYWSQGLYGRAEPLYERALAIGEAAHGEHHPAVADLLDNLASLHKDRGLYGRAEPLHERALAIREAALGRDHPQVAASLNNLANLYKAQGLYGRAEPLYERARAMAEATLGASHPTVARFINNLAILYSEQGLYHQAERLYVRALTIQEAAQGRHHPDTAQLLHNLAALLTDQGQYTRAAPLHARALAIREAVLGDRHPLFAASLGNLAALLKAQGQYASASPLYERALAIEEAALGPNHPSIAARLDHLAQLRLAQGRFEEALPLFTRAFSLSEQRLRREALDFSEARLVGFLQHLRSDEERLYALLRTRASDARVRRLALSAALLRKGRSVEETADISRVVYRRLSAGERDAFERLRGLRTRLAALSLRGPLSEAGYQQHLEELAAQGDALEAHLARSSAPLRALAALPAPGEIIDRVAATLPKGGALVEFISYTDRPLVPRPGTPKSQLPSQSRYLAVVLFPDARIRAVDLGPAEPIDRAASSLRTALANRDASIQDPARALHGLVFRPLLPLLRNSRRLFLSPDGQLSLVPFAALHDGRQFLVETFDFTYLTSGKDLLPRLVEEAPSRSVVVLADPAFRASRPAAPASPLRPLAPAERSASLERFFSTSRADVAERPWVPLPGTREEARAIQRLMPHAQLFLGAEASKERLLGLSTPGVLHLATHGFFLEDAPVPTGARAVGHFGALGEADAVARPPDPLLRSGLVLAGAGAAGVDFPGAREPRPDDTLVTALELAGLNLWGTQLVVLSACDTGRGDVKLGQGVYGLRRAFVVAGAETVVMSLWKVNDETTRELMEGYYRHLLAGRGRAVALREAMRGLRATRTHPHHWAPFIALGQDAPLSASAPRPGAARESGGSSTVQPD; this is translated from the coding sequence ATGCGGCAGCTGCTCGGGTGGGTGACGGTCGGGGTCCTCTGCTTCGCGACGGTGGCCATCCCGGAGCAGGGGACGGACCTCCGGCTGCACGAGGCCCGGGCCGCCTTCGACGAGGCGACGAAGCTGCGGGGCGCGGGCCGGTATGCCGACGCCATCCGTCACGGCGAGCACGCGCTGGCGCTGAGGCAGGCCGCGCTGGGGAGCGCGCACCCGGAGGTGGCCAGCGCGCTCCACCTGCTCGGGGTGCTGCACATCCTCCAGGGGGACTTCGACCGCGCCGAGCCGCTCCTCGTTCGCGGGCATGCCCTCCGCGAGGCGGCGCTCGGCAAGGACCACCCCGACGTCGCCGACTCCCTCAACAGCCTGGGCGGGCTGTACCTGGAGCGGGGCGCGTACGCACGCGCGGAGCCGCTCTTCGAGCGCGCGCTCGCCATCTGGGAGAAGGCCCCCGGTGGCAACCACCCGAAGGTCGCCCACGCGCTCAACAACCTGGCCAAGCTCTACTGGAGCCAGGGCCTGTACGGGCGCGCGGAGCCGCTCTACGAGCGCGCGCTGGCCATCGGGGAGGCCGCCCATGGCGAGCACCATCCCGCCGTCGCCGACCTGCTCGACAACCTCGCCTCGCTGCACAAGGACCGGGGCCTGTACGGGCGCGCGGAGCCGCTGCACGAGCGCGCGCTTGCCATCCGCGAAGCGGCGCTCGGTAGAGACCATCCTCAGGTCGCCGCGTCGCTCAACAACCTGGCCAACCTCTACAAGGCGCAGGGGCTGTATGGCCGCGCGGAGCCGCTCTACGAGCGCGCCCGGGCCATGGCGGAGGCCACGCTCGGCGCCAGTCATCCCACCGTCGCCCGCTTCATCAACAACCTCGCCATCCTCTACTCGGAGCAGGGGCTGTACCACCAGGCAGAGCGGCTCTACGTGCGCGCGCTCACCATCCAGGAAGCCGCGCAGGGCAGGCACCATCCGGACACGGCGCAGCTGCTCCACAACCTCGCGGCGCTGCTCACGGACCAGGGCCAGTACACCCGGGCCGCGCCGCTCCATGCGCGGGCGCTCGCCATCCGCGAGGCCGTCCTCGGCGACAGACACCCGCTGTTCGCCGCCTCGCTCGGCAACCTCGCGGCGCTCCTCAAGGCGCAGGGGCAGTATGCGTCGGCCTCGCCCCTGTACGAGCGCGCGCTCGCCATCGAAGAGGCGGCGCTCGGCCCCAACCATCCAAGCATCGCCGCGCGGCTCGACCACCTCGCCCAGCTCCGGCTGGCGCAGGGGCGGTTCGAGGAAGCACTGCCCCTCTTCACCCGCGCGTTCTCCCTCTCCGAGCAGCGGCTGCGCCGAGAGGCGCTCGACTTCTCGGAGGCGCGGCTGGTGGGCTTCCTCCAGCACCTGCGCTCCGACGAGGAGCGGCTGTATGCGCTGCTGCGCACCCGCGCCTCCGATGCCCGCGTGCGGCGCCTGGCCCTGAGCGCCGCGTTGCTGCGCAAGGGCCGCTCCGTGGAAGAGACGGCCGACATCTCCCGCGTCGTCTACCGGAGGCTGAGCGCCGGTGAGCGTGACGCCTTCGAGCGGCTGCGCGGGCTGCGCACCCGGCTGGCCGCGCTGTCGCTCCGAGGCCCCCTGTCGGAGGCGGGCTACCAGCAACACCTGGAGGAGCTCGCCGCCCAGGGCGACGCGCTGGAGGCGCACCTGGCCCGAAGCTCGGCACCCCTGCGCGCGCTGGCGGCGCTGCCGGCGCCCGGGGAAATCATCGACCGCGTCGCCGCGACGCTGCCGAAGGGTGGCGCGCTGGTGGAGTTCATCTCCTATACGGACCGCCCGCTGGTTCCCCGGCCCGGAACTCCGAAGTCGCAGCTGCCGAGCCAGTCCCGCTACCTGGCGGTGGTCCTCTTCCCCGACGCCCGCATCCGCGCCGTGGACCTGGGGCCGGCCGAGCCCATCGACCGCGCCGCCTCGAGCCTGCGCACCGCGCTGGCCAATCGCGACGCCTCCATCCAGGACCCGGCGAGGGCGCTCCACGGGCTCGTCTTCCGGCCCCTGCTGCCGCTGCTGCGCAACAGCCGCCGCCTGTTCCTCTCACCGGACGGTCAGCTCTCCCTCGTGCCCTTCGCCGCGCTCCATGACGGCCGCCAGTTCCTCGTGGAGACGTTTGATTTCACCTACCTGACCTCCGGCAAGGACCTGCTGCCGCGGCTGGTGGAGGAGGCGCCGTCCCGCTCGGTGGTCGTCCTCGCGGACCCGGCCTTCCGTGCGTCGCGTCCGGCGGCTCCGGCCTCTCCCCTCCGGCCACTGGCGCCCGCCGAGCGCTCCGCGTCGCTGGAGCGCTTCTTCTCCACCTCGCGCGCGGACGTGGCGGAGCGCCCCTGGGTACCGCTGCCCGGCACCCGCGAGGAGGCGAGGGCCATCCAGCGGCTGATGCCTCACGCCCAGCTCTTCCTGGGCGCCGAGGCCAGCAAGGAGCGACTGCTGGGCCTGTCCACGCCGGGCGTGCTGCACCTGGCCACCCATGGCTTCTTCCTGGAGGACGCCCCCGTGCCCACGGGAGCGCGCGCCGTGGGCCACTTCGGCGCGCTGGGCGAGGCCGACGCCGTGGCGCGCCCTCCCGACCCGCTGCTGCGCTCCGGGCTGGTGCTCGCTGGCGCGGGAGCCGCCGGGGTGGACTTTCCGGGAGCGCGGGAGCCCCGGCCCGACGACACGCTGGTGACGGCGCTGGAGCTGGCTGGGCTGAACCTGTGGGGCACGCAACTGGTGGTGCTGTCCGCCTGTGACACCGGGCGCGGGGACGTGAAGCTGGGGCAGGGCGTGTACGGCCTGCGGCGGGCCTTCGTGGTGGCCGGTGCGGAGACAGTGGTGATGAGCCTGTGGAAGGTGAATGACGAGACGACGCGCGAGCTGATGGAGGGCTACTACCGCCACCTGCTCGCGGGGCGGGGGCGCGCGGTCGCGCTGCGCGAGGCCATGCGGGGGCTGCGCGCCACCCGGACCCACCCCCACCACTGGGCGCCCTTCATCGCGCTCGGGCAGGACGCGCCCCTGTCCGCCTCCGCTCCGCGTCCCGGAGCGGCACGGGAGAGCGGTGGTTCATCCACTGTTCAACCTGACTGA